Proteins encoded by one window of Cellvibrio sp. KY-GH-1:
- a CDS encoding HEAT repeat domain-containing protein, producing the protein MTLRPSLAPISPASVNRLFVVTPLVAAFMLLGACGEKPTPPTDQATVASSSSSASSIAIETTRIAPDEANADAKSIEQQVPITTSEGLKTELWASEKLLGDTVAIHVDDKGRVWAGITQRSNNSEFDIRSVPEWEDATMTFSTYEDRRKFLRSELAPEKSAQNEKIPDRNKDGSHDWRDLAVMTEKVIRLEDTQGSGKADFAQTVVNDFHTEVTDVIGGLFYNDLLDELFINIAPDVWRVKDTNGDGYMDSHTSLTNGFGVHVGFSGHGLSGAIMGPDGMLYSSMGDIGTSITDQYGTKLHYPNQGVIVRSEVDGSNLEVFAAGLRNIYELSFDKYGNLISVDNDGDHIGEYERVVHLIDGSDTGWRINWQLGKYKDAKNNSYKIWMDEDYYKPRFKNQAAHILPPVAPYHAGPTGMTYYPGTGLTDEWKDHFFVVEFVGSATRAGINAFTLKPKGASFELASDKNMMRGVLATGLDFGPDGALYFSDWIEGWGLKQKGRVWKMDSAAGMTPEREQIKTLLGSNFREFTTEQLVEHLNNADMRVRQKAQFVLAEQHQVKALQEVAVTSPHQLARIHAIWGLGQLLRQNPAGNAIIINLLQDSDPEIRAQAAKVLGDAKMKTASEPLIALLADKNPRVQLYAAQALGRMAEKNALQPLIDMLVTNNDDDVYLRQAGAIALARIGDADALGKLSTHSSEAVRVAAVVALKRMHSPVVAEFLNDSSEYVVTNAARAINDDELITDALPALAALVEKPRFTSEALLRRAINANVYAEDSDENAERLIRFATNPSIPGQLRAEAIAAVTVWDSGSVYDRVSGFYRGPINHPRAEAEDAFANTIETLLSDKSSEVRQAATNAQSEFNLQSGAAPLVKMLQQDTDPNVRISALHALKKNGHADIGSLVFGALKDKEQNVRMAALAMVPELQMPVAQVVEMHQLLIANGTPGEQQAALLSLANVKAPEAEAVFRTQMQQLIEGKIAPEVQLELITAAEQIGSPELKQLLADYDAKKDKNNPLEVYREAIYGGDAQKGMALFRYSNSTQCVRCHMVGHRGNKVGPDLTTIATRIVPEQMVEALVAPAARIAPGFGRVTVVMKNGKRVEGSFDAETKADVRITSDNKPQTILRSDIEKLEFGGISPMPPMGLGLTKAEIRDLVAYLSTLKEEVHEGH; encoded by the coding sequence CTACCAGTGAAGGTTTGAAAACGGAATTGTGGGCATCGGAAAAATTATTGGGCGATACGGTTGCTATTCATGTAGATGATAAAGGCCGCGTGTGGGCTGGTATTACTCAGCGCAGCAATAATTCGGAATTTGATATTCGCAGCGTTCCCGAGTGGGAAGATGCAACCATGACCTTTTCAACCTATGAAGATAGGCGGAAATTTTTGCGCAGTGAATTAGCGCCAGAAAAAAGTGCGCAGAATGAAAAAATTCCCGATCGTAACAAAGATGGCAGTCACGACTGGCGCGATCTTGCGGTTATGACAGAAAAAGTGATTCGCCTTGAAGACACTCAGGGTTCCGGCAAAGCGGATTTTGCGCAAACCGTCGTTAATGATTTCCACACCGAAGTCACGGATGTGATCGGTGGTTTGTTTTACAACGATTTACTCGATGAATTATTTATCAATATCGCCCCCGATGTCTGGCGGGTGAAGGATACCAATGGCGATGGCTATATGGATAGCCACACTTCACTTACCAATGGTTTTGGTGTGCATGTGGGATTCAGCGGGCACGGTCTGTCCGGCGCAATCATGGGGCCGGATGGCATGCTTTACTCGAGCATGGGCGATATAGGTACCAGCATTACCGATCAATATGGCACAAAGCTTCATTACCCCAATCAGGGTGTAATTGTTCGCAGCGAAGTCGACGGCAGCAACCTTGAAGTGTTCGCGGCGGGGCTGCGCAATATTTACGAACTCTCGTTCGATAAATACGGCAACCTTATCAGCGTAGATAACGATGGCGATCATATTGGCGAATATGAGCGCGTAGTCCATTTGATTGATGGCTCTGACACCGGCTGGCGAATTAACTGGCAATTGGGTAAATACAAGGACGCGAAAAATAACAGTTACAAAATTTGGATGGATGAAGATTATTACAAGCCGCGTTTTAAAAATCAGGCTGCGCATATATTGCCACCCGTTGCGCCCTACCACGCTGGTCCAACCGGCATGACCTATTACCCTGGTACAGGGTTAACCGATGAATGGAAAGATCATTTTTTCGTTGTGGAATTTGTTGGTTCAGCTACACGTGCGGGTATTAATGCATTTACATTAAAGCCCAAAGGTGCATCGTTTGAATTGGCAAGCGATAAAAATATGATGCGTGGGGTACTCGCCACCGGTTTGGATTTCGGCCCCGATGGTGCACTTTATTTTAGTGATTGGATTGAAGGCTGGGGTTTAAAACAAAAAGGCCGCGTTTGGAAAATGGATTCAGCGGCGGGCATGACACCTGAACGTGAACAAATCAAAACATTGCTTGGTAGCAATTTCCGCGAGTTTACAACGGAGCAATTAGTTGAGCATTTAAATAACGCGGATATGCGTGTGCGCCAGAAAGCACAATTTGTACTGGCGGAACAGCATCAGGTAAAAGCCTTGCAGGAAGTGGCAGTGACGTCGCCTCATCAACTCGCGCGCATTCATGCCATCTGGGGCCTTGGTCAGCTGTTGCGCCAAAATCCCGCAGGTAACGCCATTATTATCAATCTACTCCAAGACAGTGATCCAGAGATTCGCGCGCAAGCGGCCAAAGTTTTGGGAGATGCCAAAATGAAAACGGCGAGCGAGCCGTTAATCGCATTGCTGGCAGATAAAAATCCACGCGTACAACTCTATGCGGCGCAGGCGCTGGGACGCATGGCAGAAAAAAATGCCTTACAACCACTCATCGACATGCTGGTTACCAATAATGATGACGATGTTTACTTGCGTCAGGCGGGCGCCATTGCATTGGCCCGTATTGGTGATGCGGATGCGCTGGGAAAGCTATCGACCCATTCATCCGAAGCTGTGCGCGTTGCAGCAGTCGTAGCGCTTAAACGAATGCATAGCCCGGTGGTTGCGGAATTTCTGAATGATTCCAGTGAGTATGTCGTGACCAACGCTGCGCGAGCAATTAATGATGATGAATTAATTACCGACGCCCTGCCCGCTCTGGCGGCACTTGTGGAAAAGCCCCGGTTCACTAGCGAAGCCTTGTTGCGCCGCGCCATTAATGCGAACGTTTACGCAGAGGACAGCGATGAAAATGCAGAGCGATTAATTCGTTTTGCAACGAACCCATCGATCCCAGGCCAACTTCGCGCTGAAGCGATTGCTGCGGTAACCGTCTGGGACTCAGGTTCAGTCTATGACCGTGTAAGCGGTTTCTATCGCGGCCCGATTAATCATCCTCGCGCAGAGGCAGAGGACGCATTTGCCAATACCATTGAAACCTTACTGAGCGATAAGTCCAGTGAGGTACGCCAAGCGGCGACCAACGCGCAAAGTGAATTCAACCTCCAATCCGGTGCGGCTCCACTGGTAAAAATGTTACAACAAGATACTGATCCAAACGTACGCATCAGCGCGCTACATGCGTTAAAAAAGAACGGTCATGCTGACATAGGCTCGCTGGTATTCGGTGCATTGAAAGATAAAGAGCAAAACGTGCGCATGGCGGCTTTGGCGATGGTGCCCGAGTTGCAAATGCCCGTCGCACAGGTGGTTGAAATGCATCAACTACTTATCGCCAACGGCACACCGGGCGAACAACAAGCTGCACTACTTTCACTGGCCAATGTAAAAGCGCCGGAAGCCGAAGCTGTGTTTCGAACGCAGATGCAGCAGTTAATCGAGGGAAAAATCGCGCCTGAAGTTCAGCTTGAATTAATTACCGCGGCAGAGCAAATTGGCTCACCGGAATTAAAACAACTGCTGGCCGATTACGATGCGAAAAAAGATAAAAACAACCCGTTGGAAGTTTATCGCGAAGCGATTTATGGCGGTGATGCACAAAAAGGTATGGCGCTGTTCCGCTATAGCAACTCAACCCAATGTGTACGCTGCCATATGGTTGGCCATCGCGGAAATAAAGTGGGGCCAGATCTGACAACAATCGCCACACGTATTGTCCCGGAGCAAATGGTAGAAGCATTGGTCGCGCCTGCCGCACGAATCGCTCCGGGGTTTGGCCGGGTAACCGTGGTAATGAAAAATGGCAAACGTGTCGAGGGCTCATTCGATGCTGAAACCAAAGCGGATGTACGCATAACCAGCGATAACAAACCGCAAACCATTTTGCGTAGTGATATAGAGAAACTGGAGTTTGGTGGAATCTCCCCCATGCCACCAATGGGACTGGGGTTAACCAAAGCTGAAATACGTGATCTGGTGGCTTACCTCTCTACCCTGAAAGAAGAAGTTCATGAGGGACACTAG